The following coding sequences lie in one uncultured Mailhella sp. genomic window:
- a CDS encoding CYTH domain-containing protein — translation MKQQEIERKFLVKSDGWRGKGSTELFRQGYIARTQDRTVRVRVAGERGILTIKYRGKGIARNEFEYDIPLDEAQALLDGLDPGEIIEKLRHTFTCEDSVWEVDEFLGANAGLVVAEIELESEDQPFVRPEWLGEEVSKVSRYLNVELSRLPYTAWTREEKAGRKNS, via the coding sequence ATGAAACAGCAGGAAATAGAACGCAAATTTCTGGTGAAGAGCGACGGCTGGCGCGGCAAAGGCTCCACGGAACTGTTCAGGCAGGGATACATTGCCCGCACGCAGGATCGCACGGTGCGGGTGCGCGTGGCGGGCGAGCGGGGCATATTGACCATCAAGTACCGCGGCAAGGGTATTGCGCGGAACGAGTTCGAGTACGACATCCCGCTCGACGAGGCTCAGGCGCTGCTGGATGGTCTGGATCCCGGCGAAATCATTGAAAAGCTGCGTCATACCTTCACCTGCGAAGACAGCGTGTGGGAGGTGGACGAATTTCTGGGAGCCAATGCGGGGCTCGTGGTGGCGGAAATCGAGCTGGAGTCGGAAGATCAGCCCTTTGTCCGACCGGAATGGCTGGGCGAGGAAGTGAGCAAGGTTTCCCGCTATCTCAATGTGGAGCTTTCGCGACTGCCGTACACGGCCTGGACGCGGGAAGAAAAGGCCGGACGGAAAAATAGCTGA
- the hcp gene encoding hydroxylamine reductase yields the protein MFCFQCEQTAGGKGCTKSGVCGKKPGTAMLQDMLVGELVALAGGEGFTRTPELDTLVENALFTTLTNVNFDDLSLAALVEKVRKIREESGVADAWDMNRLWTASEDVRSLKSLLLFGMKGIAAYASHARVLGRSREEVTGFLYRGLALLAADAGKETLLDAVLEAGKVNLACMELLNDANRTYGTPEPVAVSRTVERGPFIIVTGHDLHDLALLLRQTEGKGVNVYTHGEMLPAHAYPELKKYAHFKGHFGTAWQNQQKEFDGVPAPVLFTTNCIMPVKEGYADRVFTTGVVRFPGMVNIDENKDFSPVIARALELGGYAEDKCFPGINGGETMTTGFGSEAVLSHAGTIVEAVKAGAIRHFFLVGGCDGARPGRNYYTEFVKQTPADTVVLTLACGKFRFNDLDLGNIGGIPRLLDMGQCNDAYGAIQVALALAGAFNCGVNDLPLTLVLSWYEQKAVAILLTLLYLGVKNIYLGPSLPAFVSPAVLDFLVKEFGIRPISTPEADLAAILGK from the coding sequence ATGTTCTGTTTTCAGTGTGAGCAGACGGCGGGCGGCAAGGGCTGCACCAAAAGCGGCGTGTGCGGCAAGAAGCCCGGAACCGCCATGCTTCAGGATATGCTGGTCGGCGAGCTTGTGGCTCTTGCCGGCGGGGAGGGATTCACCCGCACGCCCGAGCTGGACACGCTGGTGGAAAACGCCCTGTTCACCACGCTCACCAATGTGAATTTCGACGATCTTTCTCTGGCCGCGCTGGTGGAGAAGGTGCGCAAGATACGCGAGGAAAGCGGCGTGGCCGACGCCTGGGACATGAACAGACTGTGGACGGCGTCGGAAGACGTGCGCAGCCTGAAGTCGCTGCTGCTTTTCGGCATGAAGGGCATTGCGGCCTACGCGAGCCATGCGCGCGTGCTCGGCAGAAGCCGCGAGGAAGTGACCGGCTTCCTCTACCGCGGCCTGGCGCTGCTTGCGGCCGACGCCGGCAAGGAAACCCTGCTCGACGCCGTGCTTGAAGCGGGCAAGGTCAATCTTGCCTGCATGGAGCTTCTGAACGACGCCAACAGAACCTACGGCACGCCCGAACCCGTTGCCGTTTCCCGCACGGTGGAAAGGGGCCCCTTCATCATCGTCACCGGTCACGACCTGCACGATCTGGCGCTGCTGCTGCGTCAGACCGAGGGCAAGGGCGTGAACGTGTACACCCACGGCGAAATGCTTCCCGCCCACGCCTATCCCGAACTCAAGAAGTACGCGCACTTCAAGGGCCATTTCGGCACGGCCTGGCAGAACCAGCAGAAGGAATTCGACGGCGTTCCCGCGCCCGTACTCTTCACCACCAACTGCATCATGCCCGTGAAGGAAGGCTATGCCGACCGCGTGTTCACCACGGGCGTGGTCCGTTTCCCCGGCATGGTGAACATCGATGAAAACAAGGACTTTTCGCCCGTCATCGCCAGGGCGCTTGAGCTCGGCGGCTATGCGGAAGACAAGTGTTTCCCCGGCATCAACGGCGGCGAAACCATGACCACGGGCTTCGGCAGCGAAGCCGTGCTCTCCCACGCCGGAACCATCGTGGAGGCCGTGAAGGCCGGAGCCATCCGTCATTTCTTCCTCGTGGGCGGCTGCGACGGTGCCAGACCCGGCCGCAACTACTACACGGAATTCGTGAAGCAGACCCCCGCCGACACCGTGGTGCTTACCCTGGCCTGCGGCAAGTTCCGCTTCAACGATCTCGATCTCGGCAACATCGGCGGCATTCCCCGTCTTCTGGATATGGGACAGTGCAACGATGCCTATGGAGCCATTCAGGTGGCCCTCGCGCTGGCCGGAGCCTTCAACTGCGGCGTGAACGATCTGCCGCTTACGCTCGTGCTTTCCTGGTACGAACAGAAGGCCGTGGCCATTCTGCTCACGCTGCTGTACCTGGGCGTGAAGAACATTTATCTCGGCCCCTCGCTGCCGGCCTTCGTGTCGCCCGCCGTACTGGACTTTCTGGTGAAGGAATTCGGCATTCGTCCCATTTCCACGCCGGAAGCCGATCTGGCGGCCATTCTCGGCAAATGA
- a CDS encoding DUF721 domain-containing protein, with the protein MERRKHHGRFAGFDLARRSGKTSALSDGLEGWLSAHGMKPQHYMLTQLWKNWEVVMGPDIAALAHPLGHRNGILLVGGDDSCAMQELSYAAPEILERVNAFMNEDYFHKVELHLLMGKESLRRVDITQPPKLPPPPRPPRLGHLKLPPDSLIAACYEAYVRCFDGDKEKT; encoded by the coding sequence ATGGAAAGGAGAAAGCATCACGGTCGTTTTGCGGGATTCGATCTCGCCAGACGCAGCGGCAAAACCTCGGCGCTCAGCGACGGGCTGGAAGGCTGGCTCTCCGCGCACGGCATGAAGCCGCAGCACTACATGCTCACGCAGCTGTGGAAGAACTGGGAAGTCGTCATGGGGCCGGACATCGCCGCGCTGGCGCATCCGCTGGGGCATCGCAACGGCATACTGCTTGTCGGCGGCGACGATTCCTGCGCCATGCAGGAACTCTCCTATGCCGCGCCGGAAATTCTGGAGCGCGTGAACGCCTTCATGAACGAGGACTATTTCCACAAGGTGGAGCTGCATCTGCTCATGGGCAAGGAATCCCTGCGCCGCGTGGACATTACGCAGCCGCCGAAGCTCCCCCCGCCGCCCCGGCCGCCGCGTCTCGGGCATCTGAAACTGCCGCCGGATTCTCTCATCGCGGCCTGCTATGAAGCGTACGTCCGCTGCTTCGACGGGGACAAGGAAAAAACATAG
- the lptB gene encoding LPS export ABC transporter ATP-binding protein — MSSTLSAQHLCKRYGQKEVVHEVSVAMQQGEIVGLLGPNGAGKTTSFYMITGIIKPTAGQVMLDGQEISTWPLYRRARVGLSYLPQESSVFRRLTVRQNLQIILEHTGLSRADQKKRADQLMEEFGLTRLEKSYASYLSGGERRRLEIARCLIRDPLFVLLDEPFAGIDPLAVGDIQVLIRGLKERGIGVLISDHNVRETLSICDRAYLMFQGNIILSGTPDEIVNNERAREVYLGSDFHLG, encoded by the coding sequence ATGAGTTCCACGCTTTCCGCTCAGCACCTGTGCAAGCGCTACGGTCAGAAGGAAGTGGTTCACGAAGTCTCCGTCGCCATGCAGCAGGGAGAAATCGTCGGCCTTCTCGGCCCCAACGGCGCAGGCAAGACCACGTCGTTCTACATGATCACCGGCATCATCAAGCCCACCGCTGGGCAGGTGATGCTCGACGGGCAGGAAATCAGCACCTGGCCGCTGTACCGCCGCGCCCGGGTGGGTCTCTCCTATCTGCCGCAGGAAAGCTCCGTCTTCCGCAGACTCACGGTGCGGCAGAACCTGCAGATCATTCTCGAACACACCGGCCTTTCCCGCGCCGACCAGAAAAAACGCGCCGATCAGCTCATGGAGGAATTCGGCCTCACCAGACTGGAAAAGTCCTACGCCTCCTATCTTTCCGGCGGCGAACGCCGTCGTCTGGAAATCGCCCGCTGCCTGATCCGCGATCCGCTCTTCGTTCTGCTCGACGAACCCTTTGCCGGCATTGATCCGCTGGCCGTGGGCGACATTCAGGTGCTCATCCGCGGCCTCAAGGAACGCGGCATAGGCGTGCTCATTTCCGACCACAACGTGCGCGAAACCCTTTCCATCTGCGACAGGGCCTATCTCATGTTCCAGGGCAACATCATTCTTTCCGGCACGCCCGACGAAATCGTGAACAACGAGCGCGCCAGAGAAGTCTATCTCGGCTCGGACTTCCATCTCGGCTGA
- the lptA gene encoding lipopolysaccharide transport periplasmic protein LptA: MKKLLLSLFVLALCTTGALAAPLPGGDSNLPVDVTADNMVYNADKNTVVFQGRVEAVRGEFKMWSETLTLYLKSRGNAGQENKKSTTSAMEGSDLDRIVAERNVRFQNGTQTGSAQKATYYSAKNLLVLEGNPILHDGDNSIRGNVIRYFVDENRSVVEGSPKQRVHAVFSSNDKKGK; encoded by the coding sequence ATGAAAAAACTTCTTCTCTCCCTTTTTGTCCTGGCGCTCTGCACGACCGGCGCTCTGGCCGCGCCCCTGCCCGGAGGCGACAGCAATCTGCCCGTGGACGTCACCGCCGACAACATGGTCTATAACGCGGACAAGAACACCGTCGTCTTTCAGGGACGCGTGGAAGCCGTGCGCGGCGAGTTCAAGATGTGGTCGGAAACCCTGACCCTCTACCTCAAATCCCGCGGCAACGCCGGTCAGGAAAACAAGAAATCCACCACCTCGGCCATGGAAGGCAGCGATCTCGACCGCATCGTTGCAGAACGCAACGTGCGCTTCCAGAACGGCACGCAGACGGGTTCCGCGCAGAAGGCCACCTACTATTCCGCCAAAAATCTGCTCGTACTCGAAGGCAATCCCATTCTGCACGACGGCGACAACTCCATCCGCGGCAACGTCATCCGCTACTTCGTCGATGAGAACCGCAGCGTGGTGGAAGGCAGCCCCAAGCAGCGCGTTCACGCCGTGTTCTCCTCCAACGACAAAAAGGGCAAGTAG
- the lptC gene encoding LPS export ABC transporter periplasmic protein LptC, whose translation MNDSLRRTLVLVVLGAVVWGGWYGWQSWKTRQTLEAMENVVRSADLNKLLSDPPEEVKNAVDLAVRGILLSQGHEGRKSFDLNADWATLNQDSGAITVRDPDIHYMLEGAENQPERIIHAVSEVGRVEDGNQKISMSGSVKATYEENVLTGNLAVFLNSDRTLTFPEGAVLDGPTLSGTATRLVWDLNTNILTGDQGVRMRWTPSDSAPADGAAANADTSSDAAPKAAQEESHS comes from the coding sequence ATGAACGATTCTCTGCGCAGAACCCTTGTGCTCGTCGTGCTCGGCGCCGTCGTGTGGGGCGGCTGGTACGGCTGGCAGAGCTGGAAGACCCGTCAGACGCTGGAAGCCATGGAAAACGTGGTCCGCTCGGCCGATCTGAACAAGCTGCTGTCTGACCCTCCGGAAGAAGTGAAGAACGCCGTGGATCTTGCCGTGCGCGGCATTCTTCTCTCCCAGGGCCACGAAGGCCGCAAGAGCTTTGATCTCAATGCCGACTGGGCCACCCTGAATCAGGATTCCGGAGCCATCACCGTGCGCGATCCCGACATTCACTACATGCTGGAAGGCGCGGAAAATCAGCCGGAACGCATCATTCACGCCGTGTCCGAAGTAGGACGCGTGGAGGACGGCAATCAGAAAATCTCCATGTCCGGCAGCGTGAAGGCCACCTACGAGGAAAACGTGCTCACCGGCAATCTGGCCGTGTTTCTCAACTCCGACCGCACGCTCACCTTCCCCGAAGGGGCCGTGCTCGACGGGCCCACGCTTTCCGGTACGGCCACCCGTCTTGTCTGGGATCTCAACACCAATATTCTCACGGGCGACCAGGGCGTGCGCATGCGCTGGACGCCTTCCGACTCCGCGCCCGCCGACGGAGCCGCCGCGAACGCCGATACTTCATCCGATGCCGCGCCGAAGGCCGCGCAGGAGGAAAGCCATTCATGA
- a CDS encoding HAD hydrolase family protein produces the protein MSSDRFSLFPGQSVSEDVLRAAAAVRFLVLDVDGVCTDGKLYFQENGHPLKCFHAQDGIGIKTALLAGIGVGIITGRNDPCVLARMSQLGVKDYYAGFESKLPKLEAIRRKYGLRKEEMAYLGDDWIDLDPMRSVGMPMAVANAVAQVKKEARYVTAARGGEGAVREAVEFLLAARRDGKNPADLWTKATGPAKI, from the coding sequence ATGTCCTCAGATAGATTTTCTCTCTTCCCCGGTCAGTCCGTCAGCGAGGATGTGCTTCGCGCGGCTGCCGCCGTGCGCTTTCTCGTGCTCGACGTCGACGGCGTATGCACCGACGGCAAGCTGTACTTTCAGGAAAACGGCCACCCGCTGAAATGCTTCCACGCACAGGACGGCATAGGCATCAAGACGGCCCTTCTGGCGGGCATCGGCGTCGGCATCATCACCGGCAGAAACGATCCCTGCGTGCTCGCCAGAATGTCGCAGCTCGGCGTGAAGGACTACTACGCGGGCTTTGAATCCAAACTGCCGAAGCTCGAAGCCATCCGCCGCAAGTACGGTCTCAGAAAGGAAGAAATGGCCTATCTCGGCGACGACTGGATAGACCTTGATCCCATGCGCAGCGTGGGCATGCCCATGGCCGTGGCCAACGCCGTGGCGCAGGTGAAGAAGGAAGCCAGATACGTCACCGCCGCCCGAGGCGGCGAAGGCGCCGTGCGCGAAGCCGTTGAATTTCTGCTTGCCGCCCGCAGGGACGGAAAAAATCCCGCAGACCTCTGGACGAAGGCCACAGGACCGGCCAAAATATGA
- a CDS encoding polysaccharide biosynthesis/export family protein — MLRLFLASLVMMLAFSSPLHAADSASTATATATATATASASSTTPSTQEPHPFGSNLFQGNFSSGGSAATIQSGDRILVRLWGGRTLDDVFTVSQNGSLDLPEIGSIPLFGLPRGDAAQIQQSIVSKLNVSGINDVQVYARPLDTQNVSVFVTGFVNHPGSYQGTASDNILSFLDKAGGIDSRRGSYRDIRVLRNQQQLATADLYPFILRGQIPSIRFNDGDTIVVGEKGPTVSASGEVRNAARFEFEKGKMTGEALVQLADPNSRASHVSISGFRNGVPYNQYLSLKEFNKLKLENDDQVRFQADTAGNTIMVEAQGAILGSSRFPVRRNARLKEVLSYISVDPDRANLSGLYIKRLSTAKQQKKAIEDALNRLEHNAYTATSSSNDEAQIRAKEAEMLSSFINRARKVEPEGIVVVGSGGKIADIALEDGDVIVIPEKTDVVMISGEVIMPQAVVWNEDRDMDDYIKSAGGFSNRADSKNLLVVHPDGEVTPRAKSVQPGDQILVLPRVDSKNMQAVKEVSEILYQVAVACKVILDL; from the coding sequence ATGTTGCGTCTTTTTCTTGCTTCTCTCGTCATGATGCTTGCCTTCTCCTCGCCGCTTCACGCGGCTGATTCCGCAAGCACCGCCACCGCCACCGCCACGGCTACAGCCACGGCCTCGGCTTCTTCCACCACGCCCTCCACTCAGGAGCCGCATCCCTTCGGCAGCAACCTCTTTCAGGGCAACTTTTCCTCCGGCGGCTCCGCAGCCACCATTCAGAGCGGCGACCGCATTCTCGTCCGCCTGTGGGGCGGCCGCACCCTCGACGACGTGTTCACCGTCTCCCAGAACGGTTCGCTGGATCTGCCCGAAATAGGCAGCATTCCGCTCTTCGGCCTGCCCCGCGGCGACGCCGCCCAGATTCAGCAGTCCATTGTCAGCAAGCTGAACGTTTCCGGCATCAACGACGTACAGGTGTACGCCCGTCCGCTGGACACCCAGAACGTTTCCGTGTTCGTCACGGGATTCGTCAATCATCCCGGCAGCTATCAGGGCACGGCGTCCGACAACATCCTCTCCTTCCTCGACAAGGCGGGAGGCATCGACTCCCGGCGGGGCAGCTATCGCGACATCCGCGTGCTGAGAAATCAGCAGCAGCTGGCCACGGCGGATCTGTATCCCTTCATCCTGCGCGGACAGATTCCTTCCATCCGCTTCAATGACGGAGACACCATCGTGGTGGGCGAAAAAGGCCCCACCGTCTCCGCCAGCGGCGAAGTGCGCAACGCCGCCCGCTTTGAATTTGAAAAGGGAAAAATGACCGGCGAAGCCCTGGTTCAACTCGCCGATCCCAATTCCAGGGCCTCCCACGTGAGCATTTCCGGCTTCCGCAACGGCGTGCCCTACAATCAGTATCTGTCGCTCAAGGAATTCAACAAGCTCAAGCTTGAAAACGACGATCAGGTGCGCTTTCAGGCCGACACCGCCGGCAACACCATCATGGTGGAAGCGCAGGGCGCCATTCTCGGCTCGTCGCGCTTCCCCGTGCGCCGCAACGCCCGCCTCAAGGAAGTGCTGAGCTACATTTCCGTGGATCCCGACCGGGCCAATCTCTCCGGCCTGTACATCAAGCGCCTGAGCACCGCCAAACAGCAGAAAAAGGCCATTGAAGACGCCCTGAACCGCCTGGAACACAACGCCTACACGGCCACCTCCTCCAGCAACGACGAAGCGCAGATACGCGCCAAGGAAGCCGAAATGCTCTCAAGCTTCATCAACCGCGCGCGCAAGGTGGAGCCGGAAGGCATCGTGGTGGTGGGCAGCGGCGGCAAGATTGCCGACATCGCCCTGGAAGACGGCGACGTCATCGTCATTCCCGAAAAGACCGACGTCGTCATGATAAGCGGCGAAGTCATCATGCCGCAGGCCGTGGTGTGGAACGAAGACCGCGACATGGACGACTACATCAAGAGCGCGGGCGGATTCAGCAACCGCGCAGACTCGAAAAACCTTCTCGTGGTGCATCCCGACGGCGAAGTCACGCCGAGAGCCAAGAGCGTGCAGCCCGGCGATCAGATTCTCGTGCTGCCCCGCGTCGATTCCAAGAACATGCAGGCCGTCAAGGAAGTTTCCGAAATCCTCTATCAGGTGGCCGTGGCCTGCAAGGTCATTCTCGATCTGTAG
- a CDS encoding DVU3141 family protein — protein sequence MRIFLVPVALCMLLSGCFANPFGTPDAPETPIPETPLSPVPQFISMNNAGAQASIDDPAFGGLVDVMVEGSFTSASGRDCRRAVVSQPPHEAEIVVLCRQGEGWELMPRVWGNGLD from the coding sequence ATGCGAATCTTCCTTGTTCCCGTCGCTCTCTGCATGCTTCTGAGCGGCTGTTTTGCCAATCCTTTCGGAACGCCCGACGCTCCCGAAACTCCCATACCCGAAACTCCGCTTTCCCCCGTGCCCCAGTTCATTTCCATGAACAACGCCGGCGCGCAGGCCTCCATCGACGACCCCGCCTTCGGCGGCCTTGTGGACGTCATGGTGGAAGGCTCGTTCACCTCAGCCTCCGGCCGCGACTGCCGCCGCGCCGTGGTCAGCCAGCCTCCGCATGAAGCGGAAATCGTCGTCCTCTGCCGTCAGGGCGAAGGATGGGAGCTCATGCCCCGCGTCTGGGGCAACGGTCTTGACTGA
- the galE gene encoding UDP-glucose 4-epimerase GalE gives MNILVIGGAGYIGSCTSKALAEAGHRVTVYDNLSTGHRDLVKWGPLFEGDILDGESLRACLRKTRPDGILHFAAFSLVGESVQNPGKYFRNNVGGTLSILEAMRDTGVRNIVVSSSAAVYGTPKTMPITEDAPASPINPYGETKLFMEQMLADFARAHGICWTALRYFNAAGGDPDGETGERHAPETHLIPRALMAADGCLPDFCVMGDDYPTPDGTCIRDYIHVSDLASAHISAAARLLQEKDGSGLSLNLGTGTGLSVRQILNAVEQTTGLPLHCATGPRRAGDPPSLVADASRALSVLGWKPEHSNVQDIIRDAWNWYCIDKAKKH, from the coding sequence ATGAACATTCTCGTCATCGGCGGGGCCGGATATATCGGCAGCTGCACCAGCAAGGCTCTGGCCGAAGCCGGCCACCGCGTCACCGTGTACGACAATCTTTCCACAGGTCACAGGGATCTCGTCAAATGGGGCCCGCTTTTCGAGGGCGACATTCTCGACGGCGAGAGCCTGCGCGCGTGTCTGCGCAAAACGCGTCCCGACGGCATTCTCCATTTCGCCGCCTTCTCTCTGGTGGGAGAATCCGTGCAAAATCCCGGCAAGTACTTCCGCAACAACGTGGGCGGGACCCTGAGCATTCTTGAAGCCATGCGCGACACGGGCGTCCGCAACATCGTGGTGTCCAGCTCGGCGGCAGTGTACGGCACGCCGAAAACCATGCCCATCACCGAAGACGCGCCCGCTTCGCCCATCAATCCCTACGGGGAAACCAAACTGTTCATGGAACAGATGCTGGCCGACTTTGCCCGCGCCCACGGCATCTGCTGGACGGCGCTGCGCTACTTCAACGCGGCGGGTGGCGATCCCGACGGCGAGACCGGCGAGCGTCACGCGCCGGAAACCCATCTCATTCCTCGCGCTCTCATGGCTGCGGACGGCTGCCTCCCCGACTTCTGCGTCATGGGCGACGACTACCCCACCCCGGACGGCACCTGCATACGAGACTACATTCACGTGAGCGATCTGGCCTCGGCCCACATCAGCGCCGCAGCGCGCCTGCTTCAGGAAAAGGACGGATCGGGCCTTTCCCTGAACCTCGGCACCGGAACCGGCCTTTCCGTGAGGCAGATTCTCAACGCCGTGGAACAGACGACCGGACTGCCCCTGCACTGCGCCACGGGCCCCCGCCGGGCGGGAGACCCGCCGAGTCTCGTAGCCGACGCCTCGCGCGCGCTCAGCGTTCTCGGCTGGAAGCCGGAGCACTCCAACGTTCAGGACATCATCCGCGACGCCTGGAACTGGTACTGCATCGACAAAGCAAAAAAACACTGA
- a CDS encoding glycosyltransferase N-terminal domain-containing protein: MAADLFSRPFFRAYRLLWKLARPLLRRSSRLSDGWKERLAPDDWLPPEYASAGGHAVDLWLQAASGGEARLAVAVCEQFSPSSPLRVLITTWTRQGRDVAERALENLKKSHPALRVVVRFAPFDDPDIVRRALSVASPRMVALLETELWPGLLAACREKRIPVQVFNGRINSSTAHFGRLFSSLMAEISPVAVHAISRYDEKAFSRIFPCTVDRMPNIKFDLASRALDAPLPAHNHCFSVSGPVFLFASVRQCEETRIPGQLARLYKTVPNAAVVVVPRHLHRVAAWKSVLEDLALMPVLVSEMPAGRCLPRRHVLVWDRFGDLPRLYAAARAVFVGGSFGQGGQNFLEALSAGRIPCIGPSAHNFLWAMGNGEPSMPSLEQAGLLRVAHHPKEVIDIMLEQASATRDRMSVRTRFREWLEPRLGGASTTAQNIEKALNAD; encoded by the coding sequence ATGGCAGCAGATCTTTTTTCCCGTCCGTTTTTCCGCGCGTACCGGCTTCTCTGGAAGCTCGCGCGGCCGCTGCTCAGGCGCAGCTCACGCCTCTCCGACGGGTGGAAGGAACGACTGGCCCCGGACGACTGGCTCCCCCCGGAATACGCCTCCGCAGGCGGCCATGCCGTCGATCTCTGGCTTCAGGCCGCGTCGGGCGGCGAAGCCCGCCTTGCCGTGGCCGTCTGCGAACAGTTTTCTCCCTCTTCCCCGCTTCGAGTGCTCATCACCACCTGGACCAGGCAGGGCCGCGACGTTGCAGAACGGGCTCTCGAAAATCTGAAAAAAAGTCATCCCGCGCTTCGCGTCGTCGTGCGCTTTGCGCCTTTCGACGATCCCGACATCGTGCGCCGCGCGCTGTCCGTCGCTTCGCCGCGCATGGTGGCGCTTCTGGAAACCGAGCTGTGGCCCGGACTGCTGGCCGCCTGCCGGGAAAAACGCATTCCCGTGCAGGTGTTCAACGGACGCATCAACAGTTCCACGGCGCATTTCGGCCGTCTGTTCTCCTCGCTCATGGCGGAAATTTCGCCCGTCGCCGTACACGCCATTTCCCGCTACGACGAAAAGGCCTTCAGCCGCATCTTCCCCTGCACGGTGGACAGAATGCCCAACATCAAGTTCGATCTTGCCTCCCGCGCTCTGGACGCGCCGCTTCCCGCCCACAATCACTGCTTCAGCGTGAGCGGCCCGGTGTTTCTGTTCGCCTCCGTGCGTCAGTGCGAGGAAACGCGCATTCCCGGGCAGCTCGCGCGCCTGTACAAGACCGTTCCCAACGCGGCCGTGGTCGTCGTGCCCCGGCATCTGCACCGCGTGGCCGCATGGAAGAGCGTGCTGGAAGATCTCGCGCTCATGCCCGTGCTGGTTTCGGAAATGCCCGCGGGTCGCTGCCTGCCGCGCAGGCACGTGCTCGTGTGGGACCGCTTCGGCGATCTGCCCAGGCTCTACGCCGCGGCGCGCGCCGTGTTTGTGGGAGGCAGCTTCGGTCAGGGCGGACAAAACTTTCTGGAAGCCCTCTCAGCCGGACGCATTCCCTGCATCGGCCCTTCGGCGCACAACTTTCTCTGGGCCATGGGAAACGGAGAGCCTTCCATGCCGTCTCTGGAGCAGGCGGGACTGCTTCGGGTTGCGCATCATCCGAAGGAAGTCATCGACATCATGCTCGAACAGGCCTCCGCCACCCGAGACAGGATGTCCGTACGCACGCGCTTCCGGGAATGGCTCGAGCCTCGCCTCGGCGGCGCGTCGACCACGGCGCAGAACATAGAAAAAGCGCTGAACGCGGACTGA